The following proteins are co-located in the Candidatus Competibacteraceae bacterium genome:
- a CDS encoding class I SAM-dependent methyltransferase: MKTKIPRQDNDVFLDGEKLYGNDFSESEIEEWFRDEQEGYAELGLYHRSHHRYGYHKLNWHHGYSYLPNNQRFRHVLCFGEAYGEELQPISGKIDFVTLLDPSEVFSGVDRIFGIPCRYVKPTALGDLPFADSTFDLVTCHGVMHHIPNVSKVIKECSRCLVKDGVMLLREPISSMGDWRYPRPGLIKRERGIPLKLLTSILTNAGFLIEKTFMYVSGNEGVF; this comes from the coding sequence ATGAAAACGAAAATTCCTCGCCAAGATAATGATGTTTTCCTTGATGGGGAAAAACTCTACGGGAACGATTTCAGTGAGTCCGAAATTGAAGAGTGGTTTCGGGACGAGCAAGAAGGGTACGCTGAACTCGGTCTATATCATAGATCACATCACAGATATGGTTACCATAAGTTAAATTGGCATCATGGTTACTCGTATTTACCTAATAACCAGCGATTTCGGCATGTCCTTTGTTTTGGAGAGGCCTATGGCGAAGAATTGCAACCTATTTCCGGAAAGATAGATTTTGTCACACTATTGGATCCATCCGAAGTATTTTCAGGTGTGGATCGAATCTTCGGTATTCCATGTAGATATGTTAAGCCTACGGCTTTGGGAGATTTACCATTTGCTGACTCGACTTTTGATTTAGTAACCTGCCATGGCGTCATGCATCATATTCCTAATGTTTCCAAAGTAATTAAGGAGTGTTCAAGGTGTTTAGTGAAAGATGGCGTAATGCTTCTGCGGGAGCCAATTTCATCTATGGGTGATTGGCGATATCCTAGACCTGGCCTTATAAAAAGAGAGCGAGGTATCCCTTTAAAGCTGCTAACTTCAATATTGACTAATGCTGGTTTTTTAATCGAAAAAACGTTTATGTATGTTTCCGGTAACGAGGGTGTTTTTTAA
- a CDS encoding glycosyltransferase family 4 protein — protein sequence MKRSSLPLRVLILQPVIPTYRKRVFEILSASSDPVFTIIAGDHAEGLRTLQGAELDQIRHHLVAPRNIRFGGHSGFTWHPEAWRLVRREQPDCVIVQGSVYDITSWLVLLWGRWCNVPVLSWTIGLQRSESGPKWWFRRAFYNLARGLLLYGDYPKRLLTDGGVPADRIHVIYNSLDVSAQRAAEAMVREEDVQQLREKLGIAAGAFVLLFIGRIVPRKRLSISLHAITALAAQGYDVHLLLIGDGDDVDNLHSLSLQLATQRKVHFVGAIYDEIEIAKYMKLSAAALIPEAGLPIIHPMGYGLPPIISDNLARHGTEWEAVEEGQTGFFYCDNDIDSLITVIKKCLLDDEMRLIISKNARRRAVERYTSEQHAARIIEGVLRFTRRD from the coding sequence ATGAAGCGCTCAAGTTTACCTTTACGCGTTCTAATATTACAGCCCGTCATACCCACCTACCGAAAGAGGGTATTCGAGATTCTCTCAGCCAGTAGTGATCCAGTATTCACGATTATTGCGGGAGATCATGCAGAGGGATTACGCACACTACAAGGCGCCGAGCTAGATCAAATTCGACACCATCTTGTTGCACCTCGAAACATTCGTTTTGGAGGGCATTCTGGTTTCACTTGGCACCCTGAAGCCTGGCGCTTGGTACGTCGTGAGCAGCCGGATTGCGTAATCGTTCAAGGTAGTGTTTATGACATCACCAGTTGGCTCGTGTTGTTATGGGGGCGCTGGTGCAACGTGCCTGTTCTCAGTTGGACGATTGGTCTTCAAAGGTCAGAGTCTGGACCGAAATGGTGGTTCAGGCGCGCTTTTTACAATCTTGCGCGTGGGCTTTTGCTTTATGGCGATTATCCAAAGCGGCTGCTAACTGATGGGGGAGTGCCTGCTGACCGGATTCATGTTATCTACAATTCACTCGATGTGTCGGCGCAACGTGCGGCTGAGGCGATGGTGCGTGAGGAAGACGTTCAGCAGTTGCGTGAGAAACTAGGAATTGCTGCCGGTGCTTTTGTGCTGCTCTTCATCGGACGAATCGTCCCTCGTAAAAGATTGAGTATTTCTTTACATGCTATTACCGCACTTGCTGCACAAGGATACGATGTTCATCTTCTGCTTATCGGTGACGGTGACGACGTTGATAATTTACATAGCCTTTCACTCCAACTGGCGACCCAAAGAAAAGTTCATTTTGTAGGCGCTATTTATGACGAAATAGAGATCGCTAAATATATGAAGTTGAGCGCAGCAGCTTTGATTCCAGAGGCAGGGTTACCGATTATACACCCTATGGGCTACGGGCTACCTCCAATCATCTCCGATAATTTGGCTCGTCACGGAACCGAGTGGGAGGCTGTTGAAGAAGGACAGACAGGTTTCTTCTATTGCGATAATGATATCGATTCACTCATCACGGTTATTAAAAAATGTTTACTAGATGATGAGATGCGACTTATCATTTCCAAAAATGCTCGGAGGCGTGCGGTCGAACGATACACATCGGAACAGCATGCCGCACGTATTATTGAAGGTGTGCTACGCTTTACTAGGCGTGATTAA
- a CDS encoding FkbM family methyltransferase — translation MKPKQIAKKLWAKLQNHFFGLLGFDYISLYKVNRRNDLKEIGSRYGSWVVPSTLIDANSVCYCVGCGEDISFDLGLIEYFSCDVFAFDPTPRAISYVEKVAGQNPKYHFFEVGLWDKEDTLKFYVPRNIEHVSHSLVNLQKTDEYIVVKVKRLKDIMNEIGHKKIDLIKIDIEGAEYKVIDSIIEDGIKVKVICVEYDEYFNQLDSNYKNRIRYSISKLLSAGYLLIYAQGNGNYTFVKAAPILDPC, via the coding sequence ATGAAACCAAAACAAATTGCTAAAAAGTTATGGGCTAAGCTCCAAAACCACTTTTTTGGGCTACTCGGTTTTGATTATATTTCATTATATAAAGTAAACCGTCGTAACGATTTAAAAGAGATTGGCTCACGATATGGAAGCTGGGTAGTCCCATCGACTTTAATTGATGCCAACTCAGTTTGTTACTGTGTTGGCTGTGGTGAAGATATTTCGTTTGATCTTGGATTAATTGAGTATTTTTCATGTGATGTATTTGCTTTTGATCCAACGCCGAGAGCAATTAGTTATGTTGAAAAGGTAGCGGGTCAAAATCCTAAATATCATTTTTTTGAGGTGGGGCTTTGGGATAAGGAAGATACACTAAAATTTTACGTTCCACGCAATATAGAACATGTCTCTCATTCCCTTGTGAACCTTCAAAAAACTGATGAATATATTGTCGTTAAAGTGAAAAGACTAAAAGATATAATGAATGAGATTGGTCATAAAAAAATAGACCTAATAAAAATAGACATAGAAGGAGCGGAGTATAAGGTTATAGATTCTATCATTGAGGATGGAATTAAAGTTAAAGTAATCTGTGTAGAATATGATGAATATTTCAATCAATTAGATAGTAATTATAAAAATAGAATTCGATATTCAATTAGCAAATTACTTTCTGCTGGCTATCTGTTAATTTATGCGCAGGGTAACGGCAATTATACCTTTGTAAAAGCAGCACCAATTCTTGATCCTTGCTAA
- a CDS encoding O-antigen ligase family protein: MTHTCNSKQRADVDAHDIPVTGGTLIFPPRRPMSRPLKVFRFLTSPAAAFLLLFPTIGYYTFAAYVNVIFPEGSVGNIVIRAGSLVILSIAFTSVRARQKKGFNKFLLPVTIFLFFYTLRLVENILFSDIEIIPGNNTLVLMIFFFSSIIPAYVLAFIEPAIRDEDMVALLSGFAILFLVGVWLNREALAESAEVRMMLTKINPISLSYVAVSFILYYLIQFSRSKRVIIEALLITPVLLVIISLARSRGAMISGILTLIIYILITKGSRRISMLVILGGAVTLIALFANPIYLESAMDALNRIDTHDDLSTKGRILSFEGAWEQFLENPLIGRYAIELQTGVYSHNILLDSLMSVGLIGSIPFALHIGLALRATIGIIRNHTDSFAHVFIALLFIRDFIGSQFSGSLWGSSGFWITSFIVISIWYGRKRNQLTQRVIL; encoded by the coding sequence GTGACCCATACTTGTAATTCAAAACAGAGGGCAGATGTAGATGCGCATGATATTCCGGTCACGGGAGGAACATTGATTTTCCCTCCCCGTCGGCCTATGTCTCGTCCGTTGAAGGTTTTCCGATTCCTGACCAGTCCAGCAGCCGCCTTCTTGCTGCTGTTTCCAACTATAGGCTATTACACGTTTGCTGCTTATGTGAATGTCATTTTTCCCGAAGGTAGCGTTGGCAATATCGTAATTCGTGCGGGATCTTTGGTAATTCTATCCATCGCTTTTACCAGTGTCCGTGCCAGACAAAAGAAGGGTTTCAACAAATTTCTGCTTCCGGTAACTATCTTTTTATTTTTCTACACGCTTAGGCTTGTTGAGAATATATTATTTTCGGACATTGAAATTATTCCTGGTAATAATACCCTTGTTCTTATGATATTTTTCTTTTCCAGCATTATTCCGGCTTATGTACTCGCATTCATCGAACCAGCAATTCGTGATGAGGACATGGTTGCACTGCTATCGGGTTTTGCTATCCTTTTCCTGGTCGGTGTCTGGCTTAATCGTGAGGCGCTCGCTGAATCTGCGGAAGTCCGAATGATGTTGACTAAGATTAATCCAATTTCTCTCTCTTATGTTGCTGTTAGTTTCATATTATACTATCTAATTCAATTCTCCCGATCTAAGCGAGTGATAATTGAAGCATTATTGATTACTCCGGTGTTGCTGGTAATAATTTCTCTGGCGCGGTCACGGGGAGCAATGATTTCCGGGATTTTGACACTGATTATTTATATTCTGATTACTAAGGGAAGCCGTAGAATCTCGATGTTGGTCATACTCGGTGGTGCAGTCACATTAATCGCGTTGTTCGCTAACCCTATCTATTTAGAAAGTGCCATGGATGCACTCAACAGAATCGATACCCACGATGACCTGTCAACAAAGGGTCGTATCCTTTCCTTCGAGGGAGCATGGGAACAATTCTTGGAAAATCCCCTCATTGGAAGATATGCTATTGAGCTTCAAACGGGGGTTTATTCGCATAACATTCTCTTGGATTCGCTTATGTCCGTCGGTCTGATTGGGAGTATTCCATTCGCATTACATATTGGCTTGGCTCTTCGTGCGACCATTGGGATTATAAGGAATCACACAGATTCGTTTGCGCATGTATTTATAGCACTCCTTTTCATCAGAGATTTTATTGGTTCACAATTTAGCGGATCACTTTGGGGGTCTTCCGGGTTCTGGATCACTTCGTTTATTGTAATTAGTATTTGGTACGGACGTAAACGTAATCAACTGACTCAGCGAGTAATACTATGA
- a CDS encoding FkbM family methyltransferase — MHNVDLTLDVGANKGQFAQSLFAAGYPGRIVSFEPLPQVYTELSKTAKLFGDRWIIGPQIALSDRTGIAEFYVTASDTSSSLFQPTKNFTNSLSEVRVVDHIEVKTGRLDDVASPYILDVKNLFLKLDVQGGEQLVLNGAGDILSRACGIITELCVDSLYSGQPPVTDMMELLASYGFEIWDISSAYRQPQSLRLGAIDLVCFKPPTTSEL; from the coding sequence ATGCATAATGTCGACCTTACTCTTGATGTGGGTGCAAATAAAGGGCAGTTTGCTCAAAGCCTATTTGCAGCAGGTTATCCTGGCAGGATTGTATCATTTGAGCCTCTTCCGCAAGTGTATACGGAACTATCAAAAACGGCAAAATTATTTGGTGATCGCTGGATCATTGGTCCTCAAATTGCGCTAAGTGACCGAACTGGGATAGCTGAATTTTATGTTACGGCTTCTGATACATCTAGTTCTCTATTTCAGCCGACAAAAAATTTCACTAATTCACTATCAGAAGTTCGAGTTGTCGATCATATTGAGGTTAAAACGGGGCGGCTTGATGATGTTGCTTCTCCATATATTTTGGATGTGAAAAATCTATTTTTGAAGCTGGATGTTCAAGGTGGGGAGCAGCTTGTTTTGAATGGAGCTGGGGATATACTGAGTCGTGCATGTGGGATTATCACTGAATTATGTGTCGATTCATTATATAGCGGGCAACCACCTGTCACCGATATGATGGAATTGCTTGCATCTTATGGATTTGAAATATGGGATATTTCATCGGCCTATAGGCAACCACAATCTCTTCGGCTTGGCGCTATCGACCTAGTCTGCTTTAAGCCTCCAACCACCAGTGAATTATGA
- a CDS encoding FkbM family methyltransferase, whose product MKAKLKQFIEQILGWNFWIERSADPARINALIRSLRPKSTVAPLVRIGPNGDGGYLLPDDLDGISVCVSPGISVEIGFDLAMAERGIRVFMADASVDGPPQSNSRFQFVKKFLDVFEDDKHIRLDSLCASIQRELCGDRILQMDIEGAEWRVLLDANSETLRMFRIMVIEFHDLKQVFSRYSFDFIEATFRKILQTHSVVHLHPNNIVNPTVFDRFSVPSLMEITFYRNDRPFSMQTNDFTYPHPLDIDNVSSSSTVVLPGCWRS is encoded by the coding sequence ATGAAAGCTAAATTAAAACAGTTCATTGAACAGATTCTTGGTTGGAATTTCTGGATAGAGCGATCAGCCGATCCGGCAAGAATTAATGCACTGATTCGATCATTGAGGCCAAAGTCTACTGTCGCTCCATTAGTTAGGATTGGTCCGAATGGTGATGGTGGCTATTTGTTGCCCGATGATCTTGACGGCATCTCAGTCTGTGTCTCCCCAGGCATATCGGTAGAAATAGGTTTCGATTTAGCAATGGCGGAGCGCGGCATTCGTGTATTTATGGCTGATGCGTCGGTTGATGGTCCTCCTCAATCGAATAGCCGCTTTCAATTCGTGAAGAAATTTCTGGATGTCTTTGAGGATGATAAACATATACGACTTGATTCTTTATGCGCTTCAATTCAGCGGGAACTGTGCGGAGATCGTATTCTTCAGATGGATATTGAAGGCGCTGAATGGCGCGTACTGCTAGATGCTAATAGTGAAACTCTAAGAATGTTTCGGATCATGGTGATCGAATTCCACGATTTAAAGCAAGTATTTAGCCGCTATTCATTTGATTTTATTGAGGCTACTTTCCGCAAAATTTTGCAGACCCATTCTGTTGTACATTTGCATCCTAACAATATAGTTAATCCTACAGTATTTGATAGGTTTTCTGTTCCATCACTAATGGAAATCACCTTTTATCGTAATGATAGACCTTTCTCGATGCAAACAAACGATTTCACTTATCCTCATCCACTAGATATCGATAATGTATCTAGTAGTTCGACAGTCGTTCTTCCAGGTTGCTGGCGATCTTAA
- a CDS encoding glycosyltransferase gives MVRMNGLAALRFFAEAAENPAGVFGGFRRGGNKIMKNAGKQSEQLIYMKSVDGHRQSYFDLLGPMYGLSPVTGQISGRLFQRLVNAKYLLFASLDEHMFLFVVISIIRSVLGRPTVALFLRAQKCFEYGKLIYPLKRFVFRALRRVRLLTVVTITPFEVAPRYAEVARAGVCDPQYWDLHDGIALRMPGCTRLSDEVRERAVSRRICCVLGALGIGKGLGFLVEALERHPQIVNHVLIVCAGRVMPGNDDLAARLLAQGALIFDRFISDAELESLYGIADAIWACYAPDYDQASGVFGRAIQWGVPVIVREGSVIAAFADRACADYHPVAFDAYESLAAILDRLSSRQEVTPALSEFDRTHLVGTWRRQFDDTVRAGLECGKVANAKD, from the coding sequence ATGGTCCGCATGAACGGATTAGCGGCATTACGGTTCTTTGCTGAAGCTGCCGAAAATCCAGCGGGTGTATTTGGAGGATTTCGCCGGGGCGGCAACAAAATAATGAAAAATGCTGGTAAACAGTCTGAGCAGCTCATTTACATGAAAAGTGTAGATGGCCATCGCCAGTCGTACTTTGATCTTCTTGGCCCGATGTACGGACTTTCTCCTGTGACCGGTCAGATATCAGGTCGTCTATTTCAGCGCTTGGTTAACGCTAAATATCTGCTGTTCGCCTCACTCGATGAACACATGTTCTTATTCGTCGTTATCTCCATAATCCGTAGCGTTCTCGGTCGTCCCACAGTAGCGCTGTTTCTGCGTGCTCAAAAATGCTTTGAATATGGCAAGCTCATCTATCCCCTCAAGCGTTTCGTTTTTCGGGCATTGCGCCGTGTAAGACTGCTCACTGTCGTAACAATTACACCATTTGAGGTGGCCCCGCGCTACGCAGAGGTGGCGCGTGCCGGCGTGTGCGATCCGCAGTACTGGGATCTACATGACGGCATTGCGCTTCGTATGCCGGGATGCACCAGACTTTCTGACGAGGTGCGGGAGCGCGCTGTTAGCCGCAGAATCTGCTGTGTTTTGGGGGCGCTAGGGATTGGTAAGGGTCTCGGATTCTTAGTCGAGGCGTTGGAGCGGCATCCGCAGATTGTGAATCACGTCCTCATTGTCTGCGCTGGGCGTGTTATGCCGGGCAATGACGATCTCGCTGCACGATTATTGGCTCAAGGCGCACTGATTTTTGATCGGTTTATCTCGGACGCCGAGCTAGAGAGTCTCTACGGTATCGCCGATGCCATTTGGGCCTGCTATGCGCCGGATTATGATCAGGCTTCTGGCGTATTTGGGCGGGCGATCCAATGGGGGGTGCCGGTGATCGTGCGTGAAGGCTCGGTAATAGCCGCCTTCGCTGATAGGGCTTGCGCTGATTATCACCCTGTTGCTTTCGACGCCTACGAGTCCCTCGCGGCGATACTGGATCGGCTGTCTTCGCGGCAGGAGGTTACGCCAGCCCTGTCCGAGTTCGACCGAACCCACCTTGTCGGCACATGGCGGCGTCAGTTCGATGATACCGTTCGTGCGGGGCTGGAGTGTGGCAAGGTTGCTAATGCTAAAGATTGA
- a CDS encoding GDP-L-fucose synthase, with amino-acid sequence MERDARIYVAGHRGLVGSAIVRRLQQAGYSQLLVRTHAELDLSDPAAVDAFFAAERPEYVFLAAAKVGGIHANASYPAEFIRDNLAIQSSVIHAAWRHGVKKLQFLGSSCIYPKLAPQPIHEDSLLTGPLEPTNEWYAIAKIAGIKTCQAYRRQYGFNAISLMPTNLYGPGDNFDLANSHVLPALIRKFHEARIADAPSVTVWGSGTPRREFLHVDDLADAALFLMSTYDGEAIVNVGVGEDVTIRELAELIREVVGYSGKIVFDPGKPDGTPRKLLDVGRLNGLGWRARIPLGEGITATYAWYLEQQDVGALRP; translated from the coding sequence ATGGAACGCGATGCCCGCATTTATGTCGCCGGCCACCGGGGTTTGGTGGGTTCGGCTATCGTCCGCCGCCTGCAACAGGCCGGTTATTCCCAACTCCTGGTCCGCACCCACGCCGAACTCGACCTGAGCGACCCGGCGGCGGTCGATGCCTTCTTTGCCGCCGAACGTCCCGAGTATGTGTTTCTGGCGGCGGCCAAGGTGGGCGGCATTCACGCCAACGCCAGCTATCCGGCCGAGTTCATCCGCGACAACCTGGCGATTCAGAGCAGTGTGATTCATGCCGCCTGGCGCCATGGGGTGAAGAAGTTGCAGTTTCTCGGTTCCTCCTGCATCTACCCCAAGCTGGCCCCGCAGCCGATTCATGAAGACAGCCTGTTGACCGGGCCATTGGAACCGACCAACGAGTGGTATGCCATCGCCAAGATCGCCGGCATCAAGACCTGTCAGGCCTACCGCCGCCAGTACGGTTTCAACGCCATCAGTCTGATGCCCACCAATCTCTACGGTCCCGGCGATAACTTCGATCTGGCCAATTCCCATGTCCTGCCGGCGCTGATCCGCAAGTTTCACGAGGCTCGAATCGCCGATGCGCCGAGCGTGACCGTCTGGGGTAGCGGTACGCCCCGCCGCGAGTTCCTGCATGTGGACGACTTGGCCGATGCTGCGTTGTTTCTCATGAGTACTTATGACGGTGAGGCGATTGTGAATGTTGGGGTGGGGGAGGACGTGACCATCCGCGAGCTGGCTGAGTTAATCCGTGAGGTGGTGGGCTATTCCGGCAAGATCGTGTTCGACCCCGGTAAGCCGGATGGGACGCCACGCAAGTTGTTGGATGTTGGGCGGTTGAATGGGTTGGGCTGGCGGGCGCGGATTCCGCTGGGTGAGGGGATTACCGCCACCTATGCCTGGTATTTGGAGCAGCAGGATGTCGGGGCATTGAGGCCTTGA
- the gmd gene encoding GDP-mannose 4,6-dehydratase gives MNKTALITGITGQDGAYLAEFLLAKGYTVHGIKRRSSLFNTDRIDHLYQDPHEPDRRFILHHGDLTDSSSLIRIIQQVRPDELYNLAAQSHVAVSFEEPEYTANSDGLGALRLLEAIRILGLERKTRFYQASTSELYGLVRETPQRETTPFYPRSPYAVAKLYAYWITVNYREAYGLHASNGILFNHESPVRGETFVTRKITRALARIALGLQDCLYLGNLSARRDWGHARDYVEMQWLMLQQDTPDDYVIATGEQHSVREFASRAAAVLGLTLRWEGEGVAETGMVAAVDAAAALPESARALVDRTVIRVDPRYFRPTEVETLLGDPGKAREKLGWTPRTAFADLVAEMAREDLRQAQCDALVRSAGYRAFDRQE, from the coding sequence ATGAACAAGACCGCCCTCATCACCGGCATCACTGGCCAGGATGGCGCCTATCTGGCCGAATTTCTGCTGGCCAAGGGCTACACCGTCCACGGTATCAAGCGCCGCAGCTCGCTGTTCAACACCGACCGTATCGATCACCTCTATCAGGACCCGCACGAACCGGATCGCCGCTTCATTCTCCATCACGGCGATCTGACCGACTCCAGCAGCCTGATCCGCATCATCCAGCAGGTGCGACCCGACGAACTGTACAATCTTGCCGCCCAGAGCCACGTTGCCGTCTCCTTCGAGGAACCGGAGTACACCGCCAACTCCGACGGGCTCGGTGCTTTGCGTCTGCTGGAAGCCATCCGCATCCTGGGGCTGGAGCGGAAAACCCGTTTCTACCAGGCCAGCACCTCTGAACTGTACGGTCTGGTGCGGGAAACCCCGCAGCGCGAGACCACGCCCTTTTATCCGCGCTCGCCCTACGCCGTCGCCAAACTTTATGCTTATTGGATCACCGTCAACTACCGCGAGGCCTACGGGCTGCACGCCAGTAACGGCATCCTGTTCAACCACGAAAGTCCGGTGCGCGGCGAAACCTTCGTGACCCGGAAGATCACCCGCGCCCTGGCCCGTATCGCCCTCGGCTTGCAGGATTGCTTGTACTTGGGCAACCTGTCGGCCCGGCGCGACTGGGGCCATGCCCGCGACTACGTCGAGATGCAGTGGCTGATGCTGCAACAGGACACACCCGACGATTACGTGATTGCCACTGGCGAACAGCATAGTGTGCGTGAGTTCGCCAGCCGCGCCGCCGCCGTGCTCGGTCTGACGCTGCGCTGGGAAGGAGAGGGCGTCGCCGAGACGGGCATGGTCGCCGCCGTCGATGCCGCCGCCGCGTTGCCCGAGAGTGCTCGGGCGCTGGTCGACCGCACCGTGATCCGGGTCGATCCGCGTTACTTCCGCCCCACCGAGGTCGAAACGCTGCTTGGCGATCCCGGCAAGGCCCGCGAAAAGCTGGGCTGGACCCCGCGCACCGCCTTCGCCGATCTGGTCGCCGAGATGGCGCGCGAAGATCTGCGCCAGGCCCAATGCGACGCTTTGGTCAGGTCGGCCGGCTACCGCGCCTTCGATCGTCAGGAGTAG
- a CDS encoding transcription/translation regulatory transformer protein RfaH — protein MMNTSPAQTHSAAGCWLAVFSKPRRETEAAEQLTRQEFTVFLPRVRIRRRLRGQWRDVIEPMFPRYLFLWAVPGQDDLRPIRSTRGVVGLVRFGGELRPVPEPVIAELRRVCEGGILDLPSPLVPGSRVRIITGPFAGHEAELLHTDGAHRARVLLELLGQPNALTFPLDALTPAEKT, from the coding sequence ATGATGAACACTTCCCCCGCTCAAACCCATTCCGCCGCTGGCTGCTGGCTCGCTGTCTTCAGCAAACCGCGCCGGGAAACGGAAGCGGCCGAACAACTGACGCGGCAGGAATTCACGGTATTCCTGCCGCGGGTCCGCATCCGGCGCCGACTGCGTGGCCAGTGGCGCGACGTGATCGAGCCGATGTTCCCGCGCTATCTGTTTCTGTGGGCCGTGCCGGGCCAGGACGACCTGCGGCCGATCCGCTCGACGCGCGGCGTGGTCGGACTGGTCCGCTTCGGCGGTGAATTGCGGCCGGTGCCCGAACCGGTGATCGCCGAATTGCGGCGGGTCTGCGAGGGGGGCATATTGGATCTGCCATCGCCGCTGGTTCCCGGCTCCCGAGTGCGGATCATTACCGGCCCGTTCGCCGGCCATGAGGCGGAATTGCTGCACACCGACGGCGCGCACCGGGCGCGAGTGCTGTTGGAACTGCTCGGACAGCCCAACGCGCTGACGTTCCCGCTGGATGCGCTGACGCCGGCCGAAAAGACTTAG